A segment of the Panicum hallii strain FIL2 chromosome 1, PHallii_v3.1, whole genome shotgun sequence genome:
GTAACTCTTGCATGCTGCCTAGCTATCAAGGATTAAATTCTAGATTTTGCGTGTCTCGTTGATGCGGCTATTTCTTTCCTTGATAGATAAGGCTTTTACGATGGATCTCATTCATTTCGTTGGGGTACGATACATCAGTATAGGCCTTTTGTGCTGTTGAGATGAGTGCGGGTGGAAAAGGTAGTGTTGGGGCATCGGGGCATCCCAACAAGCATTATTAATTATATCGCCACATAGAAATTTTTTAGATTATATGGCATCATAATACGCTAGATAGTGTATTGGGAGTGAAGTAGCGTCGCCATAATAAATGAAGAAAAGgtagagaaaagagaaaaaaattAATAAGAATTCATGCTAAGTGTAGTTCTAAATGTAGCGTCTTCGACGGTAATATGGCAACAAAAACGCTCCCTCGAGGACACTCCCTCTCGTGGATGGATCGGTCCCAACAATATAATTGGGTGGATCAGAGAGAACCGGAGGGAGCCTGTCCTATCTTTATTACATACAGCTAGCGATGCCCGGCCGGTGGTGGCTAGCGCTAGTGCCCAGCACCACGTACGCCACTGGATCGAGCCCGCCCGCAGCAGCAGGGGCAGCGGATCAGAGCAAGCTGCTAATAAGGTCCGATCGATCGATCCTCTACCTAGCTCGTTGATCAGCATGGCTCCTCCCCATCAGACGGAGAGCTGCAGCGGGTCGTCGGCGCCGGCCACGGTGACGACTGTGGATGTGACCGCGGCGAGGGACCTTatcgcggccggcggcggccaccgcTACCTGGACGTGAGGACGGAGGAGGAGCTGAGCAAGCTGGGGCACCTGGTGGAGGTGAACAGGTGCATCAACGTGCCCTACATGTTCATCACCTCACAAGGCAAGCAACAATCGTCATACTACTACTTCCTATCTACTACTCCCTCCGCTCGATCTATAGTATGTATAATATTATAGGTTGTTTCAATTTTTTcagatacatatatatataaataaaatttGGAAAAGTTATTCACTTGCTAGCTTATCACTGCTACCCGCTACTAGTAGTTGATGCATGCCATGCATTATGCAATGCTGATGCATGTGGCCGCGAAGCCGTCTCTATGCACATGCGCGCGCCCACACACCGGTCGGGCCGGTAACCAGATCAGCTTGACACATGATCACATGAGTATGACAGGAGGCCGGGTGAAGAATGCCCAGTTCGTGGAGCAGGTGGCGTCGCTCTTTACCAAAGAGGAACACGTCGTGGTGGTGCGTCCTTTCATGTTATTCATTCATTCAttcctgcagcagcagcagcagcaataaTGCGTAATGCAAAAATGTAAATCTGCAGGGGTGCCAAAGCGGCAAGAGATCGGAGCAAGCATGCGTTGATCTCCAAGCAGCAGTAAGTACATCCACCACTGCTGACCAACCAACGTAAGGCAACGGCTGAATATGATGCCTGCAGGGATTCAAGAACGTCAAGAGCATGGGAGGCGGCTACCTGGCATGGCTCCACCATGGCTTCCCCGTCCACCACCGCACCAACCGCCCGCCACCACGCCAAGACGCCTAGCAGCAGCTCAACCACCCAAACTCCAATACAAGCGAAATGAATAAAATGAAATAATTGCGCTTGCTACCAGCCACTCTTCGTCTCCACTACTAGATCTACTGCATTATATATCATTGTCACCGGATACGATTCCCCATCAGTATGTTTTGATGCCAGGATTCCCCAACATATATGGTGCTAATAAAATGCATGCGGTGATCAAATCCTTCATAGAGTTCCAGACATTCAACTGTATGTTTCCCTCCCTATCTAACACCAATAGAAATCGCAGAAAGCTGCAGTCTATATGAGAAACATGGCTTATTATCCTACGCTAACATATGAAGTTAGTCTTCAGCTCATTTTCATCCGCGTGCAACAGTATGCAGCGACAACAAACAATGCATGCTAACAAAAACAAGAAGACCAGATGAGGCAATTTTGATCTTCATTTATACAACAACCCTCAAACGCGTCCCCAACTTCATCCAGTTCTAAACAGAAAGGGCCAGGGAAATACCATCTGCTTGTCTGCTTACAGTTGCCATTGACCTTTTTACGAGCCTCAGCAATCACCCTCCCATCGCATGTGTGCTGGGCCTTACTGCTTGCTCACAGCATTGCCAAAACAAATAAAGGAGATCTCTCATGGTTGGACCTTCCTTGGTCTTCCCACGCCAAAGCCAATACAAGACTCAGCTGGCCTCACCTCCTCCAAACAAATCAGATGGTTACAATAAGTAAGACTCGACCACAGTACGCCCAAACTTCTGCTGGACATCCTTTGGAGTCTCAATCTGCAAGGCAAGTTGATGGTAAAATTAGACAACACATATATCAATATATTGGAATGGGTTGGTAAATTATGAGAAACAAATGGGCACATACCGCGTTCAAAGCTATGAAGAGAGCTTTAATCACATTAAGTGGGTTCCTTGATCCAATAATCTGCAAGTTAAAAACAATAAACGTCAGTATTTTCCAGATCCAAAAGATGcgatatagttttctttttctAAAAAAGGACTGATATATGACTTTAGAAGAAACACACCTTTGACTTGACGTTGCTGAAACCAGCCAAGTACAGTACAGTTTCAACAGTCCTACCAGCAGCAGACATTCCACTTCTTATTGGTCCAGGCCAGAGGTATATCTTAAGATACACAAGCAGCCATCAGGTTCGCAAGCAAGAGTTACCACAACAGAAATTGATAGATACAAGAGTGGTTTAGTATTCCGTGTGTTCACCTTTGTTTTTTCATATTTGGCCTGAATAGCATGAGCAATTGTGTGATCCTCATATCGCTCCATGTAATGAAGGTTCTGGAAGCATTTCTCATATGCCTGATGAAAACAAAAGGACACTTCCTCTAAGAGCTGGATGTCTCGGTTGACTCATCTAATTCCAAATGAAGCATGAAAGCAGGTGGTGAACTATCAAGCAAATGAGAAAAATCTAATTATCGGATGTTTCCAAGGTCAATGATTCTTTATAATCATATTTTACAAGTCCAGATTGGCCTGGTGCATAACCAAATATATCGCTTGGTGCATAACCAAATTTATATTAACGGGAACAAATACACCATAACCTCATCATGCATCAAACAGAGtaaaagaaggaaaaaaaaagcagACTACATAAGTGCAAACAGAGCATTAAAGATCCTGAAATGAAGCAGCGCATGCCTTGCCATGAGTTATACAATTTATAATCACCACTGCATGCACGCAAGCATGCATATGTGTACACCGCATCGATATGCCGTGCAATCAAATGGATAAATAGATGCCAATGACTCATAGTTTCACTCTAGCAAAGGGCAAAGATAGCAATCTCAAAGCAATCATAGGTGAAATCACTACCGGGCAAACTGAAGATGCAGCATTCAAAATGCCATAAATAAATGAAGTAGTTTGTTTGGAAAAGCAAATCATCCATACCCTCTGTATTGCTATCTTGGCTGTTGGCCCTTTAGCTTTTGCAAAGCCTACAACACCATGGTAGTTTCCAGTGGCCAATAATGCTGTGAATTTTGCTATTTGGCCTCCCTGAGATGCACAATGTAGAATTAGGCAGCAGAGTTGGTGAAAAGGCTATAGGCGGCAGTTGAAATAACTGAAACAAAGCAAGCGGACCTTTGTGACTTTGCATGTCCTGTTAACGTCGATAACTTTGACATCAAAACCCTGAGAAGTGTATCACGGCCATATATGTATGTTAGTATACACAAGGCAACATGAAAGACTAAAGGGTGGAAGACACACCCAGAGGCAAAAGATTGGTAGGCCGATCGGACCATTTGCAATTGATGATTTCACTTACTTTTCTGTACATAGGTCTCCTCTTTTTCTCAGACAGGGAATTGCGCTCCTCCACCAAATCCTTAATTTCCTCCTCCAAAACTCTGCCTTTCTTACCAAAGGTGTGATCCAACTCTGCCAGCTTGTCCTCGATCTTCTTTTCGATAGCATTGAGTTTCTCAATGAGCAAATCATCCCTCTCCTTTGCTTCATTGAATTCCTCATCTTCATCGTCGTCATCGATTTGTTCCCCCTGGATCATCTGCTTCTCCTTATCAAAGCCCGCGTTGAGCACCAGATCCTCTGGAGAACCAACCTGCTGGTGCTGAATGAGGCCAAAGTTTGCGGGGTTACTGGGGTCGAATGCCTCCTTGCATTCCATGATCCTAACGGCTCGGTTGAGCTTCTGGAGGAGAACGAAGCGGTCTTTGCCCGTGGAGTCTTTGAGGCGGTTCATCATGTCGCCGATGACCCTGTACTCCAGTGGCAGCTTGAGGTGGCGCTCCTCGAACTTGTCGATTTTGGTCATCCATTTGTGAGCCTCGTCGAGGGTCTCTGCCACATTCCATCATAGTAAGGTATAGAAGCTGGCGTGGTGGAAACGGGAGGGATAGGATGATTACCGGCCTCCGCGAATGATCGCAGGAGCTCCCCGTGTCGCTTGCACTTGCGCTCGAACTCGTCGACGCGTCGCTTGATGGCGTCGGGCGTGTAGCGCTCGTCTTCCTCGTCGCTGTCGGAGTCGGTGGGCTCCCAGTagccttcgtcggcggcagtcTCCTTGGCCTTGCGGCGCTCGAGCTTCTCGATGAGCGGCTTGACGCCCAGgtagtcctcctcctcctcctccttagCCTCTTCCTCCTGGCCGCCTTCCCTGGCGCGGCAGTCCTGGCGCTCCCGCTGGCGCTCGCGCTCGACCTCCGCGAGCAGCTCATGCACGGCCCGCTCGCTCTGGATCTGAGGCCTGGCGCCCcccgcggaggcggagaaggccaggtggcggcgcgggggcgtgaTCCGCGAGGCTAGGTGATTGTGGCAGGGAAGAGTGGTGGAGCTCGCGATGTGGTGCGGCCGCAGGTAGAGAAGGCGGGCccacgccgcggcggcgcgggagcgggcggcggcggcggccatgaaggcggcggcggaggagagagAGGCGACCAACTGACCAAGAGGAGGAGAGGGTTTTTGAGAGGGACGGAAATGATCGCAACCGTGGCGGTCTAGATGGGCTTTACTACTGGATTGAGCCCATGGTCGGCCCAAGAGCTACCCTTGCCGGTCCTGCAGGGGCAATTCCGTCCAAAATAAATGAATATTGCCTATCTCCCTATTAGTATCTCTCTCGTCTCGTCCAAAGTTGCGtggaagaagagagagaaagaggagGGGAATTTTGTAGCTAGCTACTAGGGTTTGCTTGCTCAtcgcctcctcccctccccatcGGCTAGGGCTAGCTATGATCCCCAACTCGtcgtcccctcccctcctcgTACTCTGAATCTTCTTCGCAATCGAATTCGGATTCGATTGGGAGGGGAACAAATCCACCGCACCCACCCCGCGCCGCCCTACATACTATGGTTCACGCCCCGCGCCGCCCATCGCCGTCGTCCTCCTCGCCGATGCTCCGCAAGAACCTCCGCGCGCTCGGCCCCGGCTTGAATCCCTTCGCTCCCTTCGGCATGGGCAACTACTCCCTTGCTTCCTCCTCCCGCTAATCATCTCCTCGAATCCTCTCCTCCGATTCCGATCTCTGCCCCTCGatttctgctgctgctgctgataaATCCCGTCCCGGCTGCTTCCTCGCTCGCGAATCGCCTCCTCCTGTCTGTTTCCTTGCTCCATTGGTTTGGATCTGAGAGCCGTCGCGGGCTACAAGAACAGCATGGTGCAGGTGCGCAGGTCGCTCAGCATGAGCCGCCTCCGGGGCTGCCACGCCGCTGATGACCGCGGCTGGAACCCGCTCCATGTTGCCGCTCGCAAGGGAGACCTCATGGAGGTGCTAATCCAATCCTGCCTCTCTCCCGTTTTAATTTGTTATTATTACCTGCATGCTATATATATTACCAGACTTGAATGCCcatagctgttgctacttcttGTTTTCTGCTGGAAAAAAAGACTTTGGAAATAACCTGCTGTTGTATTGATTTATTCAAAAAGAAAGCAAATGTTGTAATATATGATGAATAGACTGTAATCAATTACCCATATGGGCAGACTAGCACATATAGTTTGTAGCATGCATTGGCTAACATAAATCGTGCATGCACATCTCACACAAAcaccaaaaagaagaaaaaaattgCACGCTAGTGAAGATAACGAGGAATCCTTTTGTCCCCGTTAAGCTAAGTAGAGCAACCCAGCAACAAGTCTTCATCCATGAATCCGGACAAACTTTTACTTCTAAAGTTAGTTTTGTTGGCGACCTGTACGCCTATATCAAAATTTTGCTCCCATATGGACGTGCACAATTCTATGTCATATGCATACCTTCATTGTGTCACCTGCTGATCAGTCTGATTCTCAATCCTAGTTGCTCAAGTATTTTGCCGACATTCATCTGTGACAGGCTGTTGTTTCTATGTCTTTGTTCATGTGATTGTTACCATCAGCTAGCAATAAATATACTGCATGACGCATATTTGGCGATTTCCATATATACACTTGGGATATTACCCTAGTCTATCTATTAAGTCTTGATGTTTTCTTCTTATTCGTCCTGTTGCCTGTAGTTACCTAGTGCTTACTGTTTTTCTACAATCGCTTGGTGAGATGATAAATTATCTTTGTGCCTAGGTCCGACGTCTCCTGGATGAGGGGATGGACGTCAATGCACCTGCATGGGGACCGAAATCTCCAGGTGCTACCCCGCTCCATCTGGCTGCTCAGGGCGGGCATGTTAAAATCATGGATGAACTACTGGAGCGTGGTGCAAATATTGATGCTCGAACAAAAGGGGCCTGCGGCTGTAAGTTCCAACCTCCTCTTGACTCATTGCCTGCACTGCAGAGACAGTAGAGTTGTTTAGGACACTTATCTGGTTTCATGTTTTTTTTGTTGGACTTGATGCTGTTTGATGGACATAGTTTCCAGCATATGTCATCGTGCTTGCTGTTGTAACTACCGTGCATCTGCTTAGTTTTCCCTTCCATGGACTTGCATTTTTTCCTAGATATTACATGTGTTTGCATAAATATGTAATAGTGAGGTAATAGTGAGGTCTTCTTGCTTGTTCTGGTCTTCTGGAACCAAAATCCATTCAGTTTCACCAGAAATTGTATATGAATGATAATATGGTTTCAGGTCATGCCTATAACTCTCTAGTGGCAGGTTGGAAAAATTATTATAACATGCTTACTGAATAACAATATGAGTGGACCTGCTCTTTTATCTTGGAGTCTGACAGACATGCCCTGTTTTCTTGGTTGAACCCAGGGACACCTCTACACATTGCTGCCAAGGAAAGGAACAAGAAAGCTGTGAGATTCCTGATTGAGAATGGTGCATTCCTGCCTCCTGAGATGAACGATCACAGGTTCAATCCTCCCCTCCATTACTGCTCTGGATTAGAATGGGCCTATGAGATGAAGCGCATGCAAGACGAGAGTGACTCCCCTGGCGAGACCTCCTTAAGCTCGGATGACTAGATGGAAAGCAGGTGCATTGGGAGGGGATGCAGTTTGAGAAGATGGATCGAGTCAACATCACAGCGAGTGGTTATTCTTGAATTGTATGCGCATCATCATTGAGCTGCTTGATGTCCCAGAAATTGCCACGTTGGCAAGTACAATGCATGTAGTCTGCTGCTTTGAATGATTGTTGTCGGATGATACCGTACATGTACTCTGCTGGAAGGGTCCTTGTACTCTGTTATTGCGCTGTATTCTTGTGCATTTGTACCGGTACGTGTATGCACATGTCAAGATACGTGTGAACATGTTGATATGCCCATCTGGTTAATCATTAATTTTGGTCGGTTCCTAGTTTGCAAGCTGTGATAGTTCTATACTGGGCATAGCAAACccgatgcagcagcagcagcagcagcgggcgTTGGTTTTCTCCTAATCGTCTTTTGCtgcgcagcagcaacagcaggtaGGGATGCTCTACCAGTCCCTGCTACGAATAGGGGTGGTAACTGCTACGAATAGGGGTGAATACGGATCGTAGCTCCGGTAGCCTCTTTACAATCCAATTTAgcttttatatatttttatactttTAGCTTAAAATTGTATAAAATTATAGTCCGATCCTTTTAGAGCTCCCGATTATCTAAGCTAAATTGCTAAATTTTAAGCCTTTTTACCACCCCTCTAGCTACGAATCCGCTCTCTACCTACACGCTCTCCGACTGGTACCTGGAGTCCGGCTGCAGCCCCGCAGCCACGGAGGCGATCCTGGTGTGGCACCTGGCGACGAGCCTACTGGAGACCATGGAGCGGCAACGAGAGCAGCTGCTGGCGCTGCCGCCGGAGGCCGGAGCAGGGTGGACCAAGGATCTCCAACGGCCATGAGGGGCGCCAAGCTCCGCAAGCAGCTTGCCGACTTGGGAGACCACAGGGGAGGGCGAGGGTTTGTGGCCGTGTGGAGGATGCTGGCAGAGCTGCTAGTATCCATGACGCACGCACCCTCAGGGTACGGCGAAGAGTTCAGCACCCACGCCGGCGTCAGCAACACTCCCACTAGGATGAGTTGAGCTGAATGAGTTTTGGGTGAACCCAATGACACAGTAAAAAACGAAACTTGCATCTCTACTATTTTGTCTTCTCATCATGCTTAAACCTAGCACCACACTAGCTCAAGAGCAATACACCACGAGTCAAAGGCACCAAAGTCACGCATCCATTCTGTAAAACACAAACTACTGCAGAGATACACATAAGCTACCTTACAAGCCTGGCTGCCCAAGCAAAGTTTTCATAACCAAGACACAAACTTGGTTCGCCAGATAACAGTGTGCACGATCCTTTAGACAGATCTACCTCCTCACAGGGGGTGCACTGCCCCGTCCAACAGGACCACCACCGCGACCAGCAGCAGCCTACACCAATTGGTAAGCAAAAAGTCAGAAAGTACAGATAACACAATCACAAGTACACACTAGCAACAGGATCCAAATGTGCGCATGCCTTAGATCAAAGGTATACAGATATTTTCACTGCAGATGGTTGCACCTATTAATGTTCCAGTTCAAACATTCTAAAGCCTACACTTTCAAGATATTTCAAATTCCCATATAAGTGGGTGTCGATTGGTATGGGGAAACATAGGAAATTTGTTACGTGACCTGGAGTGATTCAAAATGCTAAGATCTAAGTTGGAAAAGTTTATATTCTTTCTTGTGCAAATTTAGGTAGGTATTATTATGAAGCGCTAGCCGCATTGTGATGTAGTAGAATTGTTCTGATTTTTTAGTAGATTTGTTTTTAAAAAAACATATGACTTCTGGAGAGGAAGATTTTGAGATCAAATGATGAAAAGAAAAGGGTGGCTTTGAGCGCAATTAATTCTTTTCTAGAATTCTAGTATAAATTCACAAGCTCGAGAGAAAGTAAAAATTGAAGGCTATTGTCCATCTTGAGAGAAGGCGATAATGTAACTAGCAAGGCGGACATTACATAGTAATTAGAAATGAAATGTAGAAACATGCACGCCCTAAAGTTAATAACATGAGCGCGATTAAAGAAGGCGGAAATTGTGCAGTTGCAAGGGACTTCTAGAAAAAAACATATCTCAAGCTGCAGGATTTTGGTGTAATGATAATGCAAAGAGTGAGTGCAAAAAAATTATATAGGACACCCACTGTTGTGACATGTGAGCATTGCGGCATTGCAAAAGAATGGGGCTTGAGCAAAGCCGTCAAAGGCCTGTCTAGATAGGAACAACTGCATTAGGATTTCTGTGGTGATTTAGTTAAAATTCGTACTAAATCTTAAGAATTTGGATCCCAAGCCCCTCATCCCAACAAGGACTAGGATTTGTTGATATTGCTGCATGTATTTGGACCGCATCAAGCAATAGCAGTTGAAGATTTTTCACAGTAGCTATGAATCTCGTGGATTTGAAATTTTTATTCAGCTACTGAAGGAAGCAAATCCTTCCAGATTAACAAGTGAAACTTGAGGTGGGAAAGTAAGAGGTGATTACCCGAGCCCGCATGGCGACCGCACGGCCACGGCCAACCCCAACAGCTGAGCCTTTACCCTGCAGGAAGATGAGGGCTAGTTAGCAATCCGTGAGTCATGTGCTATTTTACTGTAAGACGGCAAGGTGAGGA
Coding sequences within it:
- the LOC112888956 gene encoding thiosulfate sulfurtransferase 18-like; amino-acid sequence: MAPPHQTESCSGSSAPATVTTVDVTAARDLIAAGGGHRYLDVRTEEELSKLGHLVEVNRCINVPYMFITSQGGRVKNAQFVEQVASLFTKEEHVVVGCQSGKRSEQACVDLQAAGFKNVKSMGGGYLAWLHHGFPVHHRTNRPPPRQDA
- the LOC112888954 gene encoding trichohyalin, with product MAAAAARSRAAAAWARLLYLRPHHIASSTTLPCHNHLASRITPPRRHLAFSASAGGARPQIQSERAVHELLAEVERERQRERQDCRAREGGQEEEAKEEEEEDYLGVKPLIEKLERRKAKETAADEGYWEPTDSDSDEEDERYTPDAIKRRVDEFERKCKRHGELLRSFAEAETLDEAHKWMTKIDKFEERHLKLPLEYRVIGDMMNRLKDSTGKDRFVLLQKLNRAVRIMECKEAFDPSNPANFGLIQHQQVGSPEDLVLNAGFDKEKQMIQGEQIDDDDEDEEFNEAKERDDLLIEKLNAIEKKIEDKLAELDHTFGKKGRVLEEEIKDLVEERNSLSEKKRRPMYRKGFDVKVIDVNRTCKVTKGGQIAKFTALLATGNYHGVVGFAKAKGPTAKIAIQRAYEKCFQNLHYMERYEDHTIAHAIQAKYEKTKIYLWPGPIRSGMSAAGRTVETVLYLAGFSNVKSKIIGSRNPLNVIKALFIALNAIETPKDVQQKFGRTVVESYLL
- the LOC112888962 gene encoding phytochrome-interacting ankyrin-repeat protein 2-like: MVQVRRSLSMSRLRGCHAADDRGWNPLHVAARKGDLMEVRRLLDEGMDVNAPAWGPKSPGATPLHLAAQGGHVKIMDELLERGANIDARTKGACGWTPLHIAAKERNKKAVRFLIENGAFLPPEMNDHRFNPPLHYCSGLEWAYEMKRMQDESDSPGETSLSSDD